From the genome of Pseudomonadota bacterium, one region includes:
- a CDS encoding response regulator: MSQLKVLVVEDDLHTRNIIEMVLKRDRMLRYHQLEVLTASDGAEGLALFRQHAPVLVITDLLMPKLDGFQLIEALRREGGEGLVIVATSAIVRDPGVLRKLERDFRVHVQLKPFSPRVLADQVRRLLADLGPATPERGAAETELPPPAAGAAVAEAATSATSAGRAPRVATPPRVAVAAIERAEGDLAQDAPAALLLRAFEEQWSGTLDLARDKLQKRIFVLNGFPIFVQSNLREEALGELLLRRGGLTEEQHRGALRLAQQQRLRYGEALVRARIMSETDVLSELVQQTAFKLERCLRWHAGHWVYQVDAEVAGKVPRCTVDPVRVVFEGLRGSIDVEDAAARLQRWRGSLRFLSQPRFERYREAFAAAVGDRVLGPAARGCTVEELRALPDRSTVAVQVEVLLQTGMVLPEGGSAALGGRDAVIGRPGSSPRRAGAGRAVRSGDLAADPSPGQATAQKLPSFDLLALDTLAAPLRQAPALAPFPTGAAMVGAGASPSAAASGSHAAPREEGSDALRLARQLIESTYLGLHRKNHYEVLGVIGDTDAAGIEVAYRVKRKHFDLGRYRDLDLGEAYGHLEEICSAFDAAFAVLKDRQARARYDQELATQRGSNRGNAAMRAEDCYQRGKDLLQRGHQGEALLAFADARKLHDQPLYRAEEALAHFLGHGRTPTAGAEAMLHVQEALAADPKHPAPYVAAGRISLALGAADEAVAHFQEAVKLDPTRGEAFELLEQHWREQAHLEGLEEEYRRTIFLLGSADRRRAAALWKRLARLYRDELKDDRRALLAAKAALKLDPHDSELRLAVARSDGADPRRWSEAVTGLRACLRLDPSDRGALKQLFELHRDAGRHEPARDVAAAAMLRGVADTEQLRFIEQARAPLRSVVRPAFAEAAWAAVVHPDAAPWLTELLGLVARVLRELHPTVPVAAGLPPPIAAQSLWPAAPTQLLTGLARQLEVPEPLLVISPAADETVEPFDGEPPVLVVGPGAASQPESGVAAFRLARALAQFRPGWTAACRREPALLQDYVVAALEVWGPQSGLASAGARREAARVQQLVRAFRARTTVMDEGGRWGARWGAEVASSAGDAVGRWLVGVQRSADRAALLACGDLVAGGRVVAERDAAAETALIDFALSTEYAEARRRLLIEGAAPAAEK; the protein is encoded by the coding sequence GTGTCGCAGCTCAAGGTTCTCGTCGTCGAGGACGACCTCCACACGCGCAACATCATCGAGATGGTGCTCAAGCGCGATCGCATGCTGCGCTATCACCAGCTCGAGGTGTTGACCGCCAGCGATGGCGCCGAGGGGTTGGCGTTGTTTCGCCAGCACGCGCCGGTGCTGGTGATCACCGACCTGCTGATGCCGAAGCTCGATGGCTTCCAGCTGATCGAGGCGCTGCGCCGCGAGGGTGGCGAGGGGTTGGTGATCGTCGCGACCTCGGCGATCGTCCGCGACCCCGGCGTGCTGCGGAAGCTCGAGCGCGACTTCAGGGTGCACGTACAGCTCAAGCCCTTCAGTCCGCGCGTGCTCGCCGACCAGGTGCGTCGGCTGCTGGCTGACCTGGGCCCGGCGACCCCGGAGCGAGGGGCGGCCGAGACCGAGCTGCCGCCTCCGGCGGCCGGGGCCGCGGTGGCCGAGGCCGCGACGAGCGCGACGAGCGCAGGGCGCGCGCCGCGGGTCGCGACCCCGCCGCGTGTGGCTGTTGCGGCGATCGAGCGCGCCGAGGGCGATCTGGCGCAAGACGCGCCGGCAGCGCTGCTGCTGCGCGCCTTCGAGGAGCAGTGGTCCGGGACGCTCGACCTCGCGCGCGACAAGCTGCAGAAGCGTATCTTCGTGCTCAACGGCTTCCCGATCTTCGTGCAGTCCAATCTGCGCGAGGAGGCGCTCGGCGAGCTGCTCTTGCGCCGCGGCGGGCTGACGGAGGAGCAACACCGCGGGGCGCTGCGTCTGGCGCAGCAGCAGCGCCTGCGCTACGGCGAGGCGCTGGTGCGGGCGCGGATCATGAGCGAGACCGACGTCCTGTCCGAGCTGGTGCAGCAGACGGCCTTCAAGCTCGAGCGCTGCCTGCGCTGGCACGCTGGGCATTGGGTCTATCAAGTGGACGCGGAGGTCGCCGGGAAGGTCCCACGCTGCACCGTCGACCCGGTGCGCGTGGTCTTCGAGGGTCTGCGCGGCTCGATCGACGTGGAGGACGCGGCGGCCCGGCTGCAGCGCTGGCGCGGCTCGCTGAGGTTCTTGTCGCAACCACGCTTCGAGCGCTATCGGGAGGCCTTCGCGGCGGCCGTGGGCGACCGGGTGCTGGGGCCGGCCGCTCGAGGTTGCACGGTCGAGGAGCTGCGAGCGCTCCCGGATCGCTCGACCGTGGCGGTCCAGGTCGAGGTTCTGTTGCAGACGGGGATGGTGCTGCCCGAGGGGGGCAGCGCGGCGCTTGGCGGCCGTGACGCGGTGATCGGCCGGCCGGGCTCGTCGCCGAGGCGCGCCGGCGCCGGCCGCGCTGTGCGGTCGGGCGACCTCGCTGCAGACCCGTCTCCCGGACAGGCGACCGCGCAGAAGCTGCCGAGCTTTGATCTCCTGGCGCTGGACACGCTGGCGGCGCCGCTGCGCCAGGCGCCGGCGCTCGCACCCTTTCCGACAGGGGCCGCGATGGTCGGCGCGGGGGCGTCGCCCTCAGCGGCGGCGAGCGGCAGCCACGCCGCGCCACGCGAAGAGGGCAGCGACGCGCTGCGCCTGGCGCGGCAGCTGATCGAATCGACCTACCTCGGTCTGCACCGCAAGAACCACTATGAGGTGCTCGGCGTGATCGGCGATACCGACGCGGCCGGCATCGAGGTCGCGTACCGCGTCAAGCGCAAGCATTTCGACCTCGGTCGCTACCGCGACCTCGATCTTGGCGAGGCGTACGGGCACCTGGAGGAGATCTGCTCCGCATTCGACGCGGCCTTCGCGGTGCTCAAGGATCGGCAGGCCCGCGCGCGCTACGACCAAGAGCTCGCGACGCAGCGGGGCAGCAACCGAGGCAACGCCGCGATGCGTGCGGAGGACTGCTACCAGCGCGGCAAGGACCTGCTGCAGCGCGGCCACCAGGGCGAGGCGCTGCTGGCCTTCGCCGACGCACGCAAGCTCCACGATCAGCCGCTCTACCGCGCCGAGGAGGCGCTCGCCCACTTCCTTGGCCATGGCCGGACGCCGACCGCAGGTGCCGAGGCGATGTTGCACGTGCAGGAGGCGCTGGCTGCGGATCCGAAGCATCCGGCGCCCTACGTCGCGGCCGGGCGCATCAGCCTCGCGCTTGGCGCCGCCGACGAGGCGGTGGCGCACTTCCAGGAGGCGGTCAAGCTCGACCCGACGCGCGGCGAGGCCTTCGAGCTGCTCGAACAGCATTGGCGCGAGCAGGCGCACCTGGAGGGCCTGGAAGAGGAGTATCGGCGCACGATCTTCTTGCTCGGGAGCGCCGACCGTCGGCGCGCCGCGGCGCTGTGGAAGCGGCTCGCGCGCCTCTATCGCGACGAACTCAAGGATGACCGTCGCGCGCTCTTGGCGGCGAAGGCCGCGCTCAAGCTCGACCCCCACGACAGCGAGCTGCGCCTGGCCGTCGCGCGCAGTGACGGCGCCGATCCGCGGCGCTGGTCGGAGGCGGTGACGGGGCTCCGCGCCTGCCTGCGCCTTGATCCCAGCGACCGCGGCGCGCTCAAACAGCTCTTTGAACTCCATCGCGACGCGGGTCGCCATGAGCCGGCGCGTGACGTCGCCGCGGCCGCGATGCTGCGCGGCGTCGCGGACACCGAGCAACTGCGCTTCATCGAGCAAGCGAGGGCGCCGCTACGGTCGGTCGTCAGGCCGGCTTTCGCTGAGGCAGCTTGGGCGGCCGTGGTGCATCCGGATGCCGCGCCGTGGCTGACGGAGCTGCTCGGGTTGGTGGCGCGGGTCCTGCGCGAGCTGCATCCCACCGTGCCCGTCGCGGCGGGCCTGCCGCCGCCGATCGCCGCCCAATCGCTTTGGCCTGCGGCGCCGACTCAGCTGCTGACGGGTTTGGCCCGGCAGCTCGAGGTGCCCGAACCCTTGCTGGTGATCAGCCCTGCGGCGGACGAGACGGTCGAGCCCTTTGACGGTGAGCCGCCGGTGCTGGTCGTCGGGCCAGGGGCGGCGTCGCAGCCGGAAAGCGGTGTAGCAGCGTTTCGGCTGGCTCGGGCGCTGGCGCAGTTCCGTCCGGGTTGGACTGCGGCCTGTCGGCGCGAGCCGGCCTTGCTGCAGGACTACGTGGTCGCAGCGCTCGAGGTTTGGGGACCGCAGTCAGGCCTCGCCAGCGCCGGGGCGCGGCGCGAGGCGGCGCGGGTGCAGCAGCTCGTGCGCGCCTTCCGTGCGCGCACGACCGTGATGGACGAAGGTGGTCGCTGGGGTGCGCGATGGGGCGCCGAGGTGGCGTCGAGCGCAGGCGATGCCGTGGGACGCTGGCTGGTGGGCGTGCAACGCAGCGCCGATCGGGCTGCGCTCTTGGCCTGTGGCGATCTCGTCGCTGGTGGTCGCGTCGTGGCCGAGCGCGACGCCGCCGCCGAGACAGCGCTGATCGACTTCGCGCTGAGCACGGAATACGCGGAGGCGCGTCGGCGCCTGCTGATCGAGGGTGCGGCCCCAGCTGCGGAAAAATGA
- a CDS encoding 23S rRNA (pseudouridine(1915)-N(3))-methyltransferase RlmH: MRRVEVACVGKLRDAGLRALCDEYYRRCAPLLQVAERELRASSELARAVAPRSRLVLLDERGELLTSRAFAGRLDGWLSAGGQRLVFAVGGADGFDEATRSRADGLLALGRLTLAHRIARLVLAEQLYRAVSIIGGAPYHRD, from the coding sequence ATGCGCCGCGTCGAAGTCGCCTGCGTTGGGAAGCTGCGCGATGCCGGGCTTCGCGCGCTCTGCGATGAGTACTATCGGCGCTGCGCGCCGCTCTTGCAGGTGGCCGAACGCGAGCTGCGCGCCTCGTCGGAGCTCGCGCGCGCGGTCGCGCCGCGCAGCCGTCTGGTGCTGCTCGACGAGCGCGGCGAGCTGCTGACCAGCCGTGCCTTCGCCGGCCGGCTCGACGGTTGGTTGAGCGCCGGCGGCCAGCGTTTGGTCTTCGCCGTGGGGGGCGCCGACGGCTTCGACGAGGCGACGCGGTCGCGCGCCGACGGGCTGCTCGCGCTGGGACGCCTGACCCTTGCCCATCGGATCGCTCGCTTAGTGCTGGCGGAGCAGCTCTATCGCGCGGTATCGATTATCGGCGGCGCGCCCTACCACCGCGATTGA
- the rsfS gene encoding ribosome silencing factor, protein MTNAHDLALQAVAAACSKSALDPVLLDVTEICPYTDFVLLLSGRSTRQVDAIAEAIEQDLKEHGHDLRGREGKRGGNWLLLDYGDLLVHVFQESHRGYYDLEGLWIDAERLPLATESPQRAAAEAR, encoded by the coding sequence TTGACGAATGCCCACGACTTGGCGCTGCAAGCTGTTGCGGCCGCCTGCAGCAAGAGCGCGCTGGATCCGGTGCTGCTCGATGTGACGGAAATCTGCCCCTACACCGACTTCGTGTTGTTGCTCAGCGGCCGCAGCACCCGGCAGGTCGACGCCATCGCCGAGGCCATTGAACAGGATTTGAAGGAGCATGGGCACGATCTGCGCGGGCGGGAGGGCAAGCGCGGCGGCAACTGGCTGCTGCTCGATTATGGCGACCTGCTCGTCCATGTCTTCCAAGAGTCGCATCGGGGCTACTACGATCTCGAGGGCCTCTGGATCGACGCTGAACGCTTACCCTTGGCCACTGAGAGCCCCCAACGCGCAGCGGCGGAGGCGCGTTGA
- a CDS encoding 4a-hydroxytetrahydrobiopterin dehydratase, with protein sequence MHDDLCQRSCEPCRGGVPALKGAALEALARRLDGGWRVVEAHHLARDYAFSDFRQALSFTNAVGELAEQQGHHPELLLGWGKVGITIWTHKIDGLTESDFVLAAKIDRLAR encoded by the coding sequence ATGCACGATGACCTCTGCCAGCGTAGCTGCGAGCCTTGCCGCGGCGGCGTGCCGGCCCTCAAGGGCGCGGCGCTGGAGGCGCTCGCGCGGCGCCTCGACGGCGGCTGGCGCGTCGTCGAGGCGCACCACCTGGCTCGCGACTACGCCTTCAGCGACTTTCGTCAGGCGCTGAGCTTCACCAACGCCGTCGGCGAGCTGGCGGAGCAGCAGGGCCATCATCCGGAGCTCTTGCTTGGTTGGGGCAAGGTCGGCATCACGATCTGGACGCACAAGATCGACGGGCTGACGGAGAGCGACTTCGTCCTCGCCGCCAAGATCGATCGCCTCGCGCGCTAG
- the gshB gene encoding glutathione synthase, whose translation MTIQLGVVMDAIATIKPSKDSTLAMALEAQRRGWALAYIEQRDLFARDGEAWARMRPLSVADDRERWFTLGDERTARLTTLDALLMRKDPPFDLEYIYSTYLLELAERRGLLLVNRPQALRDHNEKLAIAAFPQCTPPTLVSRERARLRAFAASEQEVVIKPLDTMGGSSVFRVRADDPNLSVILELMTQHDTRTVMAQRFVPEISDGDKRILLVDGVPVPWMLARIPAPGETRGNLAAGARAEGRALGARERWICEQVGPTLRERGLLFVGLDVIGNFLTEINVTSPTGIRELDRQFGLNIAGLLLDAIASRLAARAPATTPGVDG comes from the coding sequence ATGACGATCCAGCTCGGCGTGGTGATGGATGCGATCGCCACGATCAAACCCTCGAAGGACAGCACCCTGGCGATGGCGCTCGAGGCGCAGCGCCGCGGCTGGGCCTTGGCCTACATCGAGCAGCGCGACCTCTTCGCCCGCGACGGCGAGGCCTGGGCGCGGATGCGACCCCTCAGCGTCGCCGACGATAGGGAGCGCTGGTTCACCCTCGGCGACGAGCGGACGGCGCGACTGACCACGCTCGACGCGCTGCTGATGCGCAAGGATCCGCCCTTCGACCTCGAGTACATCTACAGCACCTACTTGCTCGAGCTCGCCGAGCGGCGCGGCCTGCTGCTGGTCAATCGGCCACAAGCGCTGCGCGACCACAATGAGAAGCTGGCGATCGCCGCCTTCCCGCAATGCACGCCGCCCACCCTGGTCAGCCGCGAGCGCGCGCGCCTGCGCGCCTTCGCCGCCAGCGAGCAGGAGGTCGTGATCAAGCCGCTCGACACGATGGGCGGCAGCTCTGTCTTCCGCGTCCGCGCCGACGACCCCAATCTCAGCGTGATCCTCGAGCTGATGACCCAGCACGACACGCGCACGGTGATGGCGCAGCGTTTCGTCCCCGAGATCAGCGATGGCGACAAGCGCATCCTACTGGTCGACGGCGTGCCGGTACCGTGGATGCTGGCGCGCATTCCAGCCCCCGGTGAGACGCGCGGCAACCTGGCTGCCGGCGCCCGCGCCGAGGGTCGCGCGCTCGGCGCCCGCGAGCGCTGGATCTGCGAGCAGGTCGGTCCGACCCTCCGCGAGCGTGGCCTGCTCTTCGTCGGCCTCGACGTCATCGGCAACTTCCTGACGGAGATCAACGTCACCAGCCCGACCGGGATCCGCGAGCTCGATCGCCAGTTCGGCCTCAACATCGCCGGGCTGCTCCTCGACGCGATCGCCAGCCGCCTCGCCGCGCGAGCGCCAGCCACGACGCCCGGGGTCGACGGCTGA
- a CDS encoding type II secretion system F family protein yields the protein MSIFTWEGRTRTGEPRQGVMEAPNDAAVVQRLRDQNIVASKIKRKPREISLQIGTGIAQRDVVVFARQFATMIDSGLPLVQCLEILGNQADNKTFGKLLAGVRERVEGGASLSDALRGHPRIFDDLFVNMVQAGEVGGVLDTILNRLAIYMEKSMRLKAKVKGAMVYPVAISAVAVIVIVILLWKVIPVFEKMFLDMGAGALPGLTQMVITLSRAFVSNVHLIFMGGAAIAVGYVAAMRTRRGKRLAHIILLRLPLIGSVLRKMVVARFSRTFGTLLASGVPILDSMEICARTSGNIVIEEAINEVRARVAEGKDVAGPLGKTNTFPPMVVQMIAVGEQTGNMDQMLQKIADFYEEEVDVAVAALTSLMEPMMMVVLGGVVGFILIAMYLPIFELGGSIRGG from the coding sequence ATGAGCATCTTTACCTGGGAGGGGCGAACGCGCACGGGAGAGCCCCGGCAGGGCGTGATGGAGGCGCCCAACGACGCCGCCGTCGTTCAGCGGCTGCGCGACCAGAACATCGTCGCCAGCAAGATCAAACGCAAGCCACGCGAGATCAGCCTCCAGATCGGCACGGGCATCGCCCAGCGCGACGTCGTCGTCTTCGCCCGTCAGTTCGCGACGATGATCGATTCGGGGCTGCCGCTGGTGCAGTGCCTGGAAATCCTCGGCAACCAGGCCGACAACAAGACCTTCGGCAAGCTCCTGGCGGGGGTGCGCGAGCGGGTCGAGGGCGGCGCATCCCTCTCCGACGCCCTGCGCGGCCATCCCAGGATCTTCGACGATCTCTTCGTCAACATGGTGCAGGCCGGCGAGGTCGGCGGCGTGCTCGACACGATCCTCAACCGCCTGGCCATCTACATGGAAAAGTCGATGCGCCTCAAGGCCAAGGTCAAGGGGGCCATGGTCTACCCGGTCGCGATTTCGGCGGTCGCTGTCATCGTCATCGTGATCCTGCTCTGGAAGGTCATTCCGGTGTTCGAGAAGATGTTTCTCGACATGGGGGCGGGCGCGCTGCCCGGGCTGACCCAGATGGTGATCACGCTCAGCCGTGCCTTCGTCAGCAACGTCCACCTGATCTTCATGGGCGGCGCCGCGATCGCCGTCGGCTACGTCGCGGCGATGCGCACCCGACGAGGCAAACGGCTGGCCCACATCATCCTGCTGCGCTTGCCGCTGATCGGCTCCGTGCTGCGAAAGATGGTCGTCGCCCGCTTCTCACGGACCTTCGGCACGCTGCTGGCGAGTGGTGTGCCGATTCTCGACTCGATGGAGATCTGCGCCCGCACCTCCGGCAACATAGTGATCGAAGAGGCCATCAACGAGGTGCGCGCGCGGGTGGCCGAGGGTAAGGACGTCGCCGGCCCGCTGGGCAAGACGAACACCTTTCCGCCGATGGTCGTGCAGATGATCGCCGTCGGTGAGCAGACCGGTAACATGGACCAGATGCTGCAGAAGATCGCCGACTTCTACGAGGAGGAGGTCGACGTCGCCGTCGCCGCGCTGACCAGCCTGATGGAACCGATGATGATGGTCGTCCTCGGCGGCGTCGTCGGTTTCATCCTGATCGCGATGTATCTGCCGATCTTCGAGCTCGGTGGCTCGATCCGCGGCGGCTAG